One genomic segment of Sanyastnella coralliicola includes these proteins:
- a CDS encoding OsmC family protein, which translates to MNYKVEYNGDLRTTALHIKSGEQVITDAPTDNNGQGRYFSPTDLTSASLASCMMTIVGISANNHGITIESMSAEVTKKMASNPRRIEAIQINLSISAGELDEKQKEILSRAAQTCPVAMSLHPDIDQDVQITF; encoded by the coding sequence ATGAATTACAAAGTAGAATACAACGGTGACTTGAGAACCACCGCTTTACATATTAAGTCTGGAGAACAAGTCATCACAGACGCTCCCACGGATAACAACGGCCAAGGACGTTACTTTTCGCCAACAGACTTGACCAGCGCTTCTCTAGCAAGTTGCATGATGACCATCGTGGGGATCAGCGCCAACAATCACGGAATTACCATTGAATCGATGTCGGCGGAAGTGACAAAAAAAATGGCTTCCAACCCACGTAGGATCGAAGCCATTCAAATAAATCTATCTATATCAGCAGGTGAGCTGGATGAGAAACAAAAGGAAATCCTAAGCCGAGCAGCTCAGACATGTCCTGTTGCTATGAGTCTACATCCTGATATCGATCAAGACGTCCAGATCACGTTCTAA
- a CDS encoding DNA recombination protein RmuC: MDLLALLIGLLIGLVLGVIIAILLKRGKTNDAPLIGRLESEIASSQDKIEEAHGAFLREQKEHQNTRNQATQLEAENHFLKQSAVAQEESFKEQRGKLEEELKQMRENLRDQFKNLANEILDEKSKKFTELNSTKMGEILDPLKTEISGFKKRVEEVYNEENKERHLLKHKIDELQALNERLSSDAENLTKALKGDSKTQGDWGEAQLEVILEKAGLQKETHYQTQTVLADDEGKKKKPDFVINLPEEKQLIIDAKVSLTAYERFHAAETDDERNAALKGHIDSIRAHIKELGTKDYEKLYEINSPDFVLMFVPIEAALFLALNNERDLYEEALKRNVVIVSTTTLLATMRTVRYIWTQEDQRNNIREIVKQVELLYNKFRGFTQDLQKVGKSMEDGNKAYTAAMNKLSEGKGNLISRVERIRSMSGYKPKDPIEKGLLDKAMDSDQLPQDQAYENE; the protein is encoded by the coding sequence ATGGACTTGCTAGCGTTATTAATCGGATTGTTGATTGGCCTCGTTTTGGGGGTAATCATTGCGATTCTTCTTAAACGAGGGAAGACCAATGACGCACCACTCATCGGACGTCTGGAATCTGAGATCGCTTCTAGTCAAGACAAGATTGAAGAAGCGCATGGCGCGTTCCTCAGAGAGCAAAAAGAACATCAAAATACACGCAACCAAGCCACCCAACTGGAAGCGGAAAACCACTTCTTGAAACAATCTGCTGTTGCACAAGAAGAGAGCTTCAAGGAGCAACGTGGCAAACTCGAAGAAGAGCTGAAGCAGATGCGTGAAAATCTGCGGGATCAGTTTAAGAACCTCGCCAACGAAATTCTCGACGAGAAGTCGAAAAAATTCACTGAGCTGAACAGCACGAAGATGGGTGAGATCCTTGATCCATTGAAAACAGAAATCAGTGGATTTAAGAAACGCGTCGAAGAAGTTTACAACGAAGAGAATAAAGAACGACACCTACTCAAACACAAAATTGATGAGCTCCAAGCGCTCAACGAACGTCTGAGTTCGGATGCCGAGAACCTTACCAAAGCCCTCAAAGGCGACAGCAAAACCCAAGGTGACTGGGGTGAAGCACAGCTTGAGGTAATCCTGGAAAAGGCCGGGCTCCAAAAGGAAACCCACTACCAAACACAAACCGTGCTTGCAGATGATGAAGGCAAGAAGAAGAAACCTGACTTCGTCATCAACCTTCCTGAAGAGAAACAACTCATTATCGACGCGAAAGTCTCTTTAACGGCCTACGAACGCTTTCATGCTGCAGAGACAGATGATGAACGCAATGCCGCATTAAAAGGGCACATTGATAGCATTCGAGCACACATCAAAGAGCTTGGAACGAAAGACTACGAGAAGCTTTACGAGATCAATAGTCCAGACTTCGTTTTGATGTTTGTACCCATTGAGGCGGCACTCTTCCTTGCGCTGAACAACGAGCGCGACCTTTATGAAGAAGCCCTCAAACGGAACGTAGTGATCGTTTCAACTACCACGCTTCTCGCTACAATGAGAACAGTACGTTATATCTGGACACAAGAAGATCAGCGGAATAACATCCGTGAAATCGTGAAACAGGTTGAACTGCTTTACAACAAGTTCCGTGGCTTCACCCAAGACCTTCAAAAGGTGGGTAAAAGCATGGAAGATGGTAATAAAGCATATACAGCGGCAATGAATAAACTCTCCGAAGGGAAAGGAAACCTCATTAGTCGCGTCGAACGAATCCGCAGCATGTCGGGTTATAAACCGAAAGACCCTATTGAAAAAGGGCTCTTAGACAAAGCGATGGATAGTGATCAACTTCCACAAGATCAAGCGTATGAGAATGAATAA
- a CDS encoding UDP-2,3-diacylglucosamine diphosphatase: protein MNPTISDTLLPEGKKIYFASDFHLGIPNEEESLKREKRIVQWLTDIAPTAHEIFLVGDIFDFWFEYKHAIPRGYTRLLGKIAELTDSGIPVHVFTGNHDMWMFDYLPKELGVTIFRDPISRSWNGKRFYIGHGDGLGPGDHGYKFIKKVFRNKLCQWLFARLHPNFGIAMANFWSRSSRKAGEEKDKVFLGDENEWLVIYSNEILETEDYDHFVFGHRHLPLEIKLNKGAKYTNLGDWISHYTYGEFDGQEMRLLKL from the coding sequence TTGAATCCAACAATTTCTGACACCCTCTTACCAGAAGGCAAAAAGATTTATTTCGCCTCTGACTTTCATTTAGGCATTCCCAATGAAGAGGAAAGCCTGAAGCGAGAGAAGCGCATTGTGCAGTGGCTTACTGACATTGCACCAACGGCGCATGAAATCTTTCTTGTTGGAGACATCTTTGACTTTTGGTTTGAATACAAACACGCCATCCCTCGAGGATATACACGCCTCCTCGGTAAAATTGCCGAGCTCACAGATAGCGGCATCCCAGTGCATGTCTTCACTGGAAACCATGACATGTGGATGTTTGACTACCTCCCGAAAGAACTTGGGGTGACCATATTCCGTGACCCCATTTCTCGCTCATGGAATGGGAAACGATTCTACATTGGCCATGGAGATGGCCTAGGCCCAGGTGATCACGGTTATAAATTCATCAAGAAAGTATTCCGCAACAAGCTTTGTCAATGGTTGTTCGCCCGACTTCATCCGAACTTCGGCATTGCGATGGCCAATTTCTGGTCGCGTTCTAGCCGCAAGGCAGGAGAAGAAAAAGACAAAGTCTTCCTTGGTGATGAAAACGAATGGTTGGTCATCTATTCCAACGAAATCTTGGAAACAGAAGATTACGACCACTTTGTTTTTGGCCACCGGCACTTACCACTTGAAATCAAGCTCAATAAAGGGGCGAAATACACCAATCTAGGCGATTGGATAAGTCATTACACCTACGGTGAATTTGACGGGCAGGAAATGCGTCTCCTTAAGCTTTAG
- a CDS encoding T9SS type A sorting domain-containing protein, with translation MRTLLYIFGATALVSCAVIFSQQDTTVADYAPRTADQVEGDYLGALDVYQQLRANVETGQVEPEDYIRMKAAVEKYSRQVATQKDSDPISWIEMGPDNVGGRCRGLLIMDENNLMTGGVSGGLWKSTNQGDTWNQVMTFPNCNVTSIAQAGNGDIYVGTGSLFDGAGGEGGSGFRGQGVYRSTDGGETWAIIPDTDPGLLGSGDWTAVDAMETDPNNSTRVYVGADAGFGYIDNGELFMGVADGLPGNAVQDIHIADDGSYMLVVAGAGRVYRSTNSSFTEFEEEFGNGDGELPQSGIGRARVYVVPQNPEHAYAVYATSAGFFGGLYHSEDNGLTWDEIWPGGIDESTPLPRNQGIYDLALGASPLEPELAYVGGIEIWRAGPDYTPELAAFSFDAPGIDIDVHADVHEVVYSPAGVMWTLTDGGLYKSFDNGDTYIEANRGFNVTQYYGIAYPPGNGVIGGTQDNGSHFIPEDGSLLSDLSAIDVTGGDGFDCAIPQVTDAQQQVAFTTSQNGVLYRVTADGGIGDIYDDEIIDLIDDNGDLGQFYTCIRLYEETEDELSQEGIILINPYEETISDSTFILQTNNMDINFEWTMPEGLELRYWEELIRPAVTTTEELTEDAHGYFWLDPQDLTEEIVTCDTTFTQIGEEEVIDEIIPVDSCFYFEPLDSTICITVDFDTTYTMEPVFDIDIFCETEYFYESDTLYNVREQIIVKDEYSSMLTIGFRGSEGIWMTRQGLNFNVTPNWFRLGDAPNGGGAKAIEYVVGDHPEAGDVMLVSGWDGKLWRISGLDQMWTDESAIDTLNNSTGLATGDFDDDGVPDGDGYADVLQFDEIFSTGNAVTGVAIDPNNPDHVVITIGGYGGSQKVRESFNAMSENPTFSNIWVSGDLAGMPCYDAIIDVTDETGQTIVVGTEFGMWVTNDGGDTWVPSNEGMGLSQEAFACPVFDVKQQWRSSSRFTYPTNSGMIYAGTHGRGIFKSDAYTFVSVDEPGDDFEETVAGLLVFPNPVTADVAQISLELATSSDVRMTVFSSTGQLVLQENVGNLAAGNHILQIDAADLSNGNYIVGVEANGSLETAHFVVMK, from the coding sequence ATGAGAACGCTACTGTACATCTTCGGCGCGACGGCATTGGTATCGTGCGCTGTGATCTTTTCGCAGCAAGACACTACCGTTGCTGACTATGCTCCAAGAACAGCTGATCAAGTTGAAGGAGATTACTTAGGTGCACTTGACGTGTACCAACAACTTCGTGCAAACGTAGAAACTGGTCAAGTAGAACCAGAAGACTACATCCGCATGAAAGCGGCTGTTGAGAAATACTCTCGACAAGTTGCTACGCAAAAAGATTCAGATCCAATTTCTTGGATCGAAATGGGACCAGATAACGTCGGTGGACGTTGCCGTGGTCTTTTAATCATGGATGAAAATAACCTGATGACAGGTGGTGTTTCTGGAGGTCTCTGGAAATCTACTAACCAAGGAGATACTTGGAACCAGGTGATGACATTCCCTAACTGTAATGTGACGTCAATTGCACAGGCAGGAAACGGAGACATCTACGTTGGTACTGGGTCATTGTTTGACGGTGCTGGCGGTGAAGGTGGTTCTGGATTCCGCGGCCAAGGTGTTTACCGCTCTACTGATGGTGGTGAAACTTGGGCGATCATCCCTGACACTGATCCAGGTTTGCTTGGAAGCGGTGACTGGACAGCTGTAGACGCTATGGAAACGGATCCTAACAACAGTACGCGAGTATACGTTGGTGCTGACGCTGGATTCGGTTACATCGACAACGGTGAGTTGTTCATGGGTGTAGCTGACGGTCTTCCAGGAAACGCGGTACAGGATATCCACATCGCTGACGATGGTAGCTACATGCTTGTAGTTGCTGGTGCAGGACGTGTATACCGTTCTACAAACAGCTCATTCACAGAATTCGAAGAAGAATTTGGAAACGGTGACGGCGAACTTCCACAAAGTGGTATCGGTCGTGCACGTGTTTATGTAGTACCTCAGAACCCAGAGCACGCTTATGCAGTGTACGCTACTTCAGCTGGTTTCTTCGGTGGTCTTTACCACTCAGAAGACAACGGGTTGACTTGGGATGAGATTTGGCCTGGTGGAATTGACGAGTCTACCCCACTTCCACGTAACCAAGGTATCTACGATCTAGCACTTGGTGCTTCACCACTTGAGCCGGAATTGGCTTACGTAGGTGGTATCGAGATCTGGCGTGCTGGTCCTGACTACACTCCAGAGCTTGCAGCATTCTCATTCGATGCTCCAGGAATTGACATCGACGTTCACGCTGACGTTCACGAAGTAGTATACTCTCCAGCAGGAGTGATGTGGACATTGACCGACGGTGGTCTTTACAAGTCTTTCGATAACGGAGACACGTACATCGAGGCTAACCGCGGATTCAACGTAACACAATACTACGGTATCGCTTACCCTCCAGGAAACGGTGTGATTGGTGGTACTCAGGATAACGGTTCACACTTCATCCCTGAAGATGGATCTCTATTGAGTGACCTTTCTGCCATTGACGTAACTGGTGGTGACGGATTCGATTGTGCGATTCCACAGGTAACTGATGCACAGCAGCAAGTTGCTTTCACTACTTCTCAGAACGGTGTTCTTTACCGTGTAACTGCAGACGGTGGTATCGGTGATATCTACGACGATGAAATCATTGACTTGATTGATGATAACGGTGACTTAGGGCAGTTCTACACGTGTATCCGCCTTTACGAGGAAACAGAAGATGAATTGAGCCAAGAAGGAATCATCCTCATCAACCCATACGAAGAAACAATCTCTGATTCGACGTTCATCCTACAGACGAACAACATGGACATCAACTTTGAGTGGACCATGCCAGAAGGACTAGAGCTTCGTTACTGGGAAGAGTTGATTCGTCCAGCGGTGACTACAACTGAAGAATTGACGGAAGACGCACACGGATACTTCTGGCTAGATCCACAAGATTTGACAGAAGAGATTGTTACTTGTGATACTACTTTCACTCAGATTGGAGAGGAAGAAGTCATCGATGAGATCATCCCTGTTGACTCTTGTTTCTACTTTGAGCCACTTGACTCTACCATCTGTATTACTGTAGACTTCGATACTACGTACACAATGGAGCCGGTATTTGATATCGACATCTTCTGTGAGACGGAGTACTTCTACGAGTCAGATACACTTTACAATGTTCGCGAGCAGATCATCGTAAAAGATGAATATTCATCGATGTTGACGATCGGATTCCGCGGAAGCGAAGGTATCTGGATGACACGTCAAGGATTGAACTTCAACGTAACTCCTAACTGGTTCCGTCTTGGAGATGCTCCAAACGGTGGTGGTGCAAAAGCGATCGAGTACGTAGTAGGTGACCACCCAGAAGCTGGTGATGTCATGCTAGTAAGTGGTTGGGATGGAAAACTATGGCGTATCTCTGGTCTGGATCAGATGTGGACAGACGAGTCTGCGATTGATACATTGAATAACTCAACTGGATTGGCAACTGGAGACTTTGATGACGACGGTGTACCGGATGGAGATGGATACGCTGATGTACTTCAGTTCGACGAAATCTTCTCAACTGGTAACGCAGTTACTGGTGTAGCGATTGATCCAAATAATCCTGATCACGTTGTCATCACTATCGGTGGATACGGTGGTTCTCAGAAAGTACGTGAGTCATTCAACGCAATGTCAGAAAACCCAACGTTCTCGAATATCTGGGTTTCAGGTGACCTTGCTGGAATGCCATGTTACGATGCGATCATCGACGTAACTGACGAAACAGGACAGACGATTGTTGTTGGTACTGAGTTCGGTATGTGGGTGACTAACGACGGTGGTGACACTTGGGTTCCTTCAAACGAAGGAATGGGACTAAGCCAAGAAGCTTTTGCTTGTCCAGTATTCGACGTGAAGCAGCAGTGGCGTTCTTCATCTCGTTTCACTTACCCAACGAACAGCGGTATGATTTACGCAGGTACGCACGGTCGTGGTATCTTCAAGTCTGACGCATACACATTTGTTTCTGTTGACGAGCCTGGAGATGATTTCGAAGAAACAGTAGCCGGTCTACTTGTATTCCCGAACCCAGTAACGGCAGACGTTGCTCAGATCAGCCTTGAACTTGCAACTTCTAGCGACGTTCGCATGACAGTATTCAGCAGCACAGGTCAACTTGTTCTTCAAGAGAACGTAGGAAACCTTGCCGCAGGAAACCACATTCTACAAATCGATGCAGCTGACCTATCAAATGGTAACTACATTGTTGGAGTAGAAGCGAACGGTAGCCTTGAAACGGCTCACTTCGTTGTGATGAAATAA
- the gap gene encoding type I glyceraldehyde-3-phosphate dehydrogenase, which translates to MKKIKVAINGYGRIGRITSRVLANAEDIELVAINDKYDAESLAHLFKYDTVHRVFPGEVSLSEGRLHFGNQSPLLFSKANPADLPWGALDVDIVLECTGMFKSATKSQVHLDAGAKQVVISAPPEDDSVKTIVLGVNEDSLDGSERVVSNASCTTNSAAPMIQLLNELCDIESCYITTVHSYTGDQHIQDRPHRDLRRGRAAAESIVPTTTGAAKALTRIFPGLSDVMGGCGIRVPVPDGSLTDITCIVKNPIPVAKLNAQFEKAAKDRYPGVFQYTEDPIVSSDIIGNSHSCIMDGLLTSVIGNMVKIVGWYDNEMGYSHRMVDMIRLLAKA; encoded by the coding sequence ATGAAGAAGATCAAGGTGGCCATCAATGGATATGGCCGTATTGGTCGGATTACTTCTCGTGTTCTGGCTAACGCCGAAGACATCGAGTTGGTAGCGATCAATGATAAGTACGACGCGGAGTCTCTCGCTCACTTGTTCAAGTACGATACCGTACACCGCGTATTTCCCGGAGAAGTTTCGCTTTCTGAAGGAAGACTCCATTTCGGCAATCAGTCTCCCTTACTTTTTTCCAAAGCCAATCCCGCTGACCTTCCATGGGGAGCGTTAGACGTTGATATCGTCTTGGAATGTACCGGGATGTTCAAAAGCGCAACGAAGTCTCAAGTGCATTTAGATGCCGGAGCAAAGCAGGTAGTGATCTCAGCGCCGCCAGAAGATGATAGTGTTAAGACCATCGTCCTCGGAGTAAATGAAGACTCGTTGGATGGATCGGAACGTGTGGTGTCTAATGCGAGCTGTACAACCAATAGCGCTGCACCCATGATCCAGCTTCTGAATGAGCTGTGCGATATTGAATCGTGTTACATCACGACAGTGCACTCTTACACTGGTGATCAACATATCCAGGATCGACCTCACCGAGATCTGCGCAGAGGACGAGCAGCCGCAGAATCAATTGTTCCGACAACTACAGGAGCTGCGAAAGCCTTAACGCGCATTTTCCCTGGACTATCAGATGTGATGGGAGGATGTGGGATTCGCGTGCCTGTACCTGATGGGTCGTTAACGGATATTACGTGTATCGTAAAGAACCCGATCCCTGTTGCCAAGTTGAATGCTCAATTCGAGAAAGCAGCGAAAGACCGTTACCCCGGAGTGTTCCAGTATACCGAAGATCCGATCGTGTCTAGTGACATTATCGGCAATAGCCATTCGTGCATCATGGATGGACTCTTGACTTCCGTCATTGGCAACATGGTGAAGATCGTTGGATGGTACGATAATGAAATGGGATACAGCCACCGGATGGTGGATATGATCAGGCTATTGGCTAAAGCTTAA
- a CDS encoding TlpA disulfide reductase family protein has translation MTKKLLYIIGASALFAACSAGPQTGISGNIKGAAGEMIYLERFVNNRAVATDSALIAEDGSFSIVPQQGMDLNFYQLKIDDERRLVFLSDSTEALHVTADSEDIRTTLQFSGSRHSQLLDEFQDAIRPLEMQLIDLRKISQDAGKSQEERSQAFQQQVDLQNEKRSIALKFIEDNSTSPASLAALNELNLKQDLDKYKKVADDLKTSFGHSYYYKMVTSQIDNAGKQQAAGGQQQAPKNSKYTTGMDAPDIAMSDPDGNVMKLSDLRGKVVMIDFWASWCGPCRRENPNVVKAYEKYNPKGFEIFSVSLDKDVERWKAAIAQDGLLWPNHVSDLQGWKNAASQAYGVSSIPHTILVGRDGKIVATHLRGAQLEAKLAELFES, from the coding sequence ATGACTAAGAAACTTCTATATATCATTGGCGCATCTGCGCTCTTCGCGGCGTGTAGTGCCGGACCACAAACAGGAATCTCTGGGAACATCAAAGGCGCTGCCGGCGAGATGATCTACCTCGAGCGTTTTGTGAATAACCGAGCAGTAGCTACTGACTCCGCTTTGATTGCCGAAGACGGAAGTTTTTCGATCGTTCCTCAACAAGGAATGGATCTCAACTTCTACCAATTGAAAATCGATGATGAACGTCGATTGGTGTTCTTGTCAGATTCAACAGAGGCTCTTCACGTCACTGCTGATAGCGAAGACATTCGCACTACACTTCAGTTCAGTGGATCGCGCCACAGCCAATTGCTCGACGAATTCCAAGATGCAATTCGTCCGTTAGAAATGCAGTTGATTGACTTGCGCAAGATCAGTCAAGACGCAGGCAAGAGCCAAGAAGAACGCAGTCAAGCATTCCAACAGCAAGTAGACCTTCAAAATGAGAAGCGTTCCATTGCCTTGAAGTTCATTGAAGACAATAGTACTTCACCTGCTTCACTCGCTGCATTGAATGAACTCAACCTCAAGCAAGACCTTGATAAGTACAAGAAAGTAGCCGACGACTTGAAAACAAGCTTCGGACACTCGTACTACTACAAGATGGTGACCTCTCAGATTGACAACGCTGGTAAGCAACAAGCTGCAGGTGGTCAACAGCAGGCGCCAAAGAATAGCAAATACACAACCGGAATGGATGCCCCAGACATTGCGATGTCTGATCCTGATGGAAACGTAATGAAGCTGAGCGACCTTCGTGGAAAGGTGGTCATGATTGACTTCTGGGCTTCATGGTGTGGACCTTGTCGTCGTGAGAACCCGAACGTGGTCAAAGCTTACGAAAAGTACAACCCGAAAGGATTCGAAATTTTCAGTGTATCACTTGATAAAGATGTTGAACGCTGGAAGGCGGCCATCGCACAAGACGGACTCCTATGGCCTAATCACGTAAGTGATCTTCAAGGATGGAAAAATGCAGCTTCACAAGCCTACGGCGTGAGCAGTATTCCTCATACTATTCTAGTGGGACGTGATGGGAAGATTGTAGCTACTCACCTTCGTGGTGCGCAACTAGAAGCGAAGTTGGCTGAGCTATTTGAAAGCTGA
- a CDS encoding BamA/TamA family outer membrane protein codes for MILFFLFFAVSAERFASFGQSQLKVISSTDTTNYAVTSSTWNDSLTSYLTTQYEQGFLGCTLDSTYADSTRITALISEGNRFSAFSEIGIPSGENLEKLALSEIRVYETNGYPFAVAHFENTLVNDTTINTTVRVERGPEFTFDSLIIRSNKSFNQNYFRQLTGWKKGEQYDERVIEEVNKKISELSFVQLLQPSEVLFRDGEADLYLYIDDKPANTFDGIVGFQPDNETGQVVFTGDVTLDLQNALRRGEHLSLRWRRLQEATQNLEVKASLPYILNTHIGTWAEISVYRRDTSFTQTQLELALGYVLGQDKYLRAFAERWISNQLSEEVSSVNDVNIDRYGLAFQTYQLDYRRNPRSGFFTYFEGSVGAKRLVISSEENREVRNDQYQFLANVEGYLPVKDRFVWGLRFQGGSKIDTTLQFNENFRIGGLTTLRGFDEESIFASSYGIATAELKFIIDQNSAAFVFFDQGWYERNNDDYLSDTPFGFGLGTVIGTKNGSFRLVYALGSERDNPILVRNGKIHFGFINRF; via the coding sequence GTGATCCTGTTTTTTCTTTTTTTCGCCGTATCGGCGGAACGCTTCGCTTCTTTCGGACAGTCACAATTGAAGGTGATTTCTTCCACTGACACAACAAACTACGCGGTGACTAGCTCCACATGGAATGACTCGTTAACTTCTTATCTCACAACGCAGTATGAACAAGGATTCCTTGGGTGCACCCTTGACTCTACATACGCGGATTCTACACGGATCACCGCCCTGATCTCTGAAGGAAATCGCTTTTCCGCGTTCAGCGAAATAGGTATACCAAGCGGAGAGAATCTTGAAAAGCTGGCCCTAAGCGAAATCAGGGTTTACGAGACCAATGGCTACCCTTTTGCCGTGGCTCATTTCGAAAATACCCTGGTGAATGACACTACTATCAATACCACGGTGCGGGTTGAACGCGGACCCGAATTCACCTTTGATAGCCTGATCATTCGATCGAATAAAAGCTTCAACCAGAATTACTTCCGTCAATTGACAGGTTGGAAAAAAGGAGAACAGTACGATGAACGCGTCATTGAAGAGGTGAACAAGAAGATCTCAGAACTGAGTTTCGTTCAGTTGCTTCAACCTTCTGAGGTTCTTTTTCGAGATGGCGAGGCAGATCTATACCTATATATAGACGACAAACCCGCGAACACTTTTGACGGGATCGTTGGTTTTCAACCTGACAATGAAACAGGGCAAGTTGTTTTTACCGGAGACGTCACCCTTGACCTTCAAAATGCATTGCGTAGAGGAGAGCATTTAAGCCTACGCTGGCGAAGACTCCAAGAAGCCACACAAAACCTTGAGGTCAAAGCCTCCCTTCCTTATATACTGAACACCCATATCGGAACCTGGGCTGAGATTAGCGTTTACCGGAGAGATACTTCTTTCACTCAAACACAACTGGAACTTGCACTTGGCTATGTACTCGGACAAGACAAATACCTCCGTGCCTTTGCCGAACGATGGATTTCAAATCAACTGAGCGAAGAGGTGAGTTCGGTCAACGATGTCAACATTGATCGCTATGGTCTGGCCTTTCAAACCTATCAATTAGACTATCGTCGGAACCCAAGATCTGGTTTCTTCACCTACTTCGAAGGAAGTGTTGGCGCCAAGCGATTGGTGATTAGCTCAGAAGAAAATCGGGAAGTACGAAATGACCAGTACCAGTTTCTGGCAAATGTCGAAGGATACCTCCCGGTGAAAGACCGTTTTGTTTGGGGACTCCGTTTTCAAGGAGGAAGTAAGATCGACACCACCCTTCAGTTCAATGAAAACTTCAGAATTGGAGGGCTCACCACCTTGCGTGGATTCGATGAAGAATCGATCTTCGCTTCTAGTTACGGAATTGCTACCGCCGAACTAAAGTTCATCATCGATCAAAATTCAGCTGCCTTCGTCTTCTTTGACCAAGGATGGTATGAACGAAACAATGATGACTATCTTAGTGATACCCCTTTCGGTTTCGGTCTCGGAACGGTCATCGGGACGAAGAACGGATCATTCAGATTGGTGTATGCTCTGGGTAGCGAACGCGATAACCCTATCCTTGTAAGGAATGGGAAAATACATTTTGGCTTTATAAATCGTTTCTAA
- the lipA gene encoding lipoyl synthase, which yields MTEPVVSNVQERKRVPKPKWLRVKLPTGEEYKKVRNIVSEHKLHTICESGNCPNMGECWGEGTATFMILGNICTRSCGFCSVVTGRPDEVDMFEPARVAKSVKLMGVKHAVITSVDRDDLADGGSEIWAMTVRAIRRQSPTTTLETLIPDFAGKWDNLQRVIDVAPEIVSHNLETVRRLTKQVRIQAKYDRSLEVLRRLKQGGMKTKSGVMLGLGETEDEVIETMDDLRSVGVDVLTLGQYLQPTPKHLPVQDFIHPEQFAFYEKLGLEKGFRFVESGPLVRSSYHAEKHVF from the coding sequence ATGACAGAACCAGTTGTATCTAACGTTCAGGAACGCAAGCGTGTTCCTAAACCAAAGTGGCTTCGCGTAAAACTTCCTACAGGGGAGGAGTACAAGAAAGTCCGCAACATCGTATCTGAACACAAGCTTCACACTATTTGCGAAAGTGGTAACTGCCCGAATATGGGTGAGTGTTGGGGAGAAGGAACGGCAACGTTCATGATCCTTGGTAACATTTGTACGCGAAGCTGTGGTTTTTGCTCAGTGGTCACAGGAAGACCAGATGAGGTAGATATGTTCGAACCGGCACGTGTGGCAAAGTCAGTGAAGCTCATGGGAGTGAAGCACGCAGTCATTACTTCGGTAGACCGCGATGACTTAGCAGATGGAGGTTCTGAAATTTGGGCCATGACGGTACGAGCTATTCGTCGTCAGAGTCCAACGACTACCCTTGAAACACTGATTCCTGACTTTGCAGGAAAGTGGGATAACCTTCAACGCGTCATTGATGTGGCACCGGAAATCGTTTCACACAATCTTGAAACGGTACGAAGGTTGACCAAGCAGGTACGAATTCAGGCCAAATATGACCGAAGTCTTGAAGTCCTGAGGAGACTCAAACAAGGTGGAATGAAGACGAAGTCAGGTGTTATGTTGGGGCTTGGTGAGACCGAAGATGAAGTGATTGAAACCATGGATGATCTTCGCTCTGTTGGTGTGGATGTATTGACGCTAGGGCAATACCTACAGCCTACACCTAAGCACTTGCCGGTTCAAGACTTCATCCATCCAGAGCAATTTGCATTCTATGAAAAGTTGGGCTTAGAGAAAGGATTCCGCTTCGTTGAAAGTGGACCTCTTGTACGCTCAAGTTATCATGCTGAAAAGCATGTATTCTGA